The genomic window GGCTGACCGCGGTTCGTGTCTGCGAATCGTAGCTGAATACCAAGGGGTTGTTGGCCTGCCGGGCAATCGACGCCAACGTGTTGCCCGGACCAACGACATGGAGCAGTTTCGGTGGAAATGGCGATGGCCCGGCGCTCATCGTGGCTTCCCGCTGCAGCCACACCGTCACCGCGATGATCGCCGCCAGACTGGCCAGGATGATGCTGAGCAGGCGCATATCGAACTCAAGTCCGCAGGAAAGGTTTCCAGCCCGGCATTCGCCATTCGATCTTGCCCGGCCGTCCACCGAGCTGCACTCTGCTATCGTACCGAAGCCTTCCGGTTGCGCCCACCCTCTTTTCGACTTTCCCGGTCACGCGGGCTGAAGCTGTTCTCTCTTGGGACTTGGAAGGGACTTTACGGCCCTGTCCTTTCAGCGGGGCGCAAGCCATCGTTTGGGATCGTCCCCAAGCGAGCCGGTCTGCAGCACCTCTCCGGTGATTCGTTTTCCCCGGGCAAAGCCTGCCGTGGTTTCGCTTGACAGTCCGGCGCCGGCGGACGAACATCCTGACAGGCCCGGCAGATCCGGCGCCGCGGAGGATACGCAACTCGTATCCGGGCTGAGTCGCCCCTGCCACGGCGAATCATACCCGCCGGTCGCGAGCCGCGATCAGGACCCCGTCCTTTCGGTAGCCCCATCGGGAGGTAATCTCATGTCTTGGGTTTCAGCTTTTCGTAGCCGAGATGTAATCCGGAATGCCGTCTTACTGGTTATTTGCCTGTGGGCCGGACTTGCGGCCGGGGACGAGCCTCAGGCGACCACAACCCGTCCCGCAAGCGATGAACCGGATCTCTGGAGCCTTGCGGACCAGCACGCAGGCACCCTGCGGATATCTACGCTCTTCACTGCACGTGATGTCCAAAGGCATCTGTCGGATGCCGCCGGCATGGAGAAAGCCATCGCCTGGTGCCGGCAAACCGGAATCACGCATGTCTACTTGGAAACCTTCCGCGACGGATATACCGCGGAGCGCGCGGCCCTGCTTGCCGCGAAACAACGGTTCCGGCAACAGGGATTTCTGGTCAGCGGGTGCGTGACCACCACTGGCATCGGACGTAAGAGCGTGAATGGCTGGATGTTTCCCTGCTTTACCGAACAGGCCGGCCTTGACAAACTCACGCAGATCTTCGAATACGCTGCGGGACTCTTCGATGAGATCATGATCGACGATTTCCTGGCCACCCGATGCGAATGTGAGGACTGTGTTCGCGCCCGTGGCGACCGGTCGTGGGACCGCTTTCGCTGCGACCTGATGGTTGACGTCTCACGACAACGCATTCTCGAACCGGCCCGCAGGGTCAATCCCGCCGTCAGCCTCATCATCAAATACCCGCAATGGTATGACGAGTTCCACGAAAAAGGTTACGACGTACTGCGGCAAACCCGCATGTTTGACAAGATCTGGGTCGGCACCGAGACCCGCGACCCCGACAACGAGAAGTGGGGCCGTAAGTCGCAGTATGAGGCCTACTTCATCATGCGCTGGCTTGCCACCCTCGGCGGCGACAAATGCGGCGGTGGATGGTTCGACCCATACGGCACCATCCCGGCTGTGTATCTCGAGCAAGGGCGGCAGACGGTCCTGGCCGGGGCGCGAGAAGTCCTCTTGTTTTGCTACGGTTCACTGCAAAGTCCGGAGGGGCAAGCCAATGTTCAGGCGTTCCGCCGCGAGTTCCCGCAGCTTTTCGAACTCGCGGCCCTCCTGCGGGGCAAGACGCCGCGAGGTATTGCCGCCCCAAAGCCGCCCGACAGCCCCGGAGGCAGTAACCGTTACATCTACGATTACATCGGCTTGCTGGGTTTACCGCTCGTACCGGCCGTCGAGATCCGCGCCGACGCTGCTGCGATGTTTCTTCCTCTCCAAGCCTCGGCGGACGCGGGTCTTGCGTCCAAGATTGCGACAATGGTCGCGGCGCACAAGCCGCTTCTCCTGACCAGGCAACTGGCCGAGAAGCTGGCGGGCTCGGTTGACTGGGCCGTGCCCGAGATCAGCATCCTGGACGTCCCGAACGACCCGTGGAAACTCATGGACATGCCGGCCGAAACGCTGCAGCGGATCCGAGACCGCATGACTGCTCCGTTCGGAGTCCAGGTTCAATGCCCCACGCGAGTCGCTTTGTACTTGTTCGAAGGTAACGTCGCAGCCGTCGAGAGTTTCAATGATCGCCCCGCCGAGGTCCTTCTGACAGTGGCAGGCATGAAGGCTCCCAGACTGGAGCTGTCGATCCCGCCACAGTCCGCGGAGATCGCCGTCCGCGGCGATGGAATGAGGCTCTTGCTTGCTCCGCGCAGTTTGGCGGTGGTGAAATGGGCTGACTGAGCAACGAGGACCGGAGAACGCGGTCAAGCCGGCGAGCCCGTCCTGTGAAATGACGAGCAGAAACGATTAGCCGAACGGCCATAACCAAGCCCCTGGTAACGATTTAGAGTTGCTGCCGGAGCCGACCGAATCCGCCGGTCTCGGAAAAGATTGTGCTTGACCGGCCGGGCACTGATGCGGTAGACTACCTGACACGCATTTCGGAGGATTTCCGCTGCCGAAAACAGTGCGACGCACGATGACCGGCAAGCGGGGAGAGAGAGGTCATTTTCCACACACCTTCTTGTTGGAGGAGAACAAGATGAAACCGATCTTTATTGGAATGGCCCTTCTGTTCATGGTCAGCGCTTCGGCTCATGCTGACCTTGTATACACCTTCAACAGCGATGCTGAGGGTTTCCAGAACGTGTCCTGGCAGGCAAATGCCCCTGCCGGCTGGGGAAACACGCCGACTGTGATGCAGACCCATACGGTCGGCGGCTGGCAGATGCAAATGACCAAGGAGTTCTCCTGGGGACCCGGTGGTGGAAGCGCCAATCAACAGCTTGCGATGCAAGCGCTGGCAAACAGCGGTACGGCCAAGATCGCGTTCGACGTCATGGTCGACGGCACCAGTTTCCCGCCCGCCAGCGGCGTGTGGTATCAGTTCAATGCTGTCGGCAACAGCGACGGCACTCAGGGCTGGACACAGATCGACAAACTCATTGACGCCTGGCAGAACGTGGGCCAGTCCGACTTGCGAACCTGGCACTTCGAACTGACCTTTGCCCAAATGGGCTGGCAGCCTGGCGATACTTGGTTCCAGTTCTGGACGGGCAGCAATTCGGCAGCGGAGAATCCCGTCAACTTCTATCTCGATAACGTGATCATCACTCCCGAACCGGCGGCGCTGACTCTACTGGGTCTGTGCGGGTTGGTTCTGATCCGCCAACGGCGCATTGGGTGAGACCGGCGGCCCCCCAGGGCTGGCCGGACCGCTATTCGGATGCGACTATTCAGCCGAGTCCGGAAGGGCAGAGCCGCTGCGCGCTTCTCGGCCCAAGCTTGAACATACAAGGTCAATTCCCAGATTTCTTTTGAATGGTCAGACCGCACCGCCACGCTCGTTCTTGCCTCACGAAGACCACGTAGTCACGACCCTCGTCATCGCCAACGATTTCAGGCGGAATGCGACACGATGGTCGGGACACAAGCCCCGGCAGGGCTGTTTCCGTACCAACCGGATCACGCACCCCCTGTGCTCTACCAACGCCGTCTTCATAAACGGGCATGCCACCAGTACATTACTGCAGTAATTGGCGTCGCCAAGCTCGACCATCGCCCGGACGGCCCGGGCAATTCGGCCAAACCGGCCTTCGAGAAAATGGTGGTGAAACCGCAGGTGCGTAAGTCACTCGCTAGGGGGCAATGTCAATGCTGATGCGCGCGGGTATTGTCGCGGTCGCGGCTATGGGTCTGGTGGATTCCAGGCTGGCCGCACAAGGGTTCATCGACGTCAACGTGAAACCGGCACCTGACCACGAGGTACGCTACACCTCCGGAACGACGATTTACGTGGAGGGGCTGGTCGAAGATCGATGGGTCGGCCGGTATTGGACTCCAAGCGGCCGGATCAATCTCCCGTACCAGCGATGGGCCGAAGACGCGTTTGAACTTCAGGTCAGGGACGACCCCGCTCCGGATGCGCCGCTGATCCCGCTCTCCAAGGGTTGGAGATGGGTCTCGGCGACCGAAGCACAGGGAACCAACCCGAGCCGGCGCCACTTCGTCGTTGAGCTTTCGCGCGAAGCCCCTCCCGTCACGGTAAGAGTACACACTATGCTCGACGGGACCCCTGTCCTGACCCGCTGGCTGGAGATAACGAATAACGGCAGGAAACCGCTTGCACTGATGACGGTTTCGCCTTGGGCGGGCAGGCTCTGGGCGCAGACAAATGCCCGTCTGCTGCCACCCCACGGAATCGAGCACGACTATACGTTGGGTTACTTCACCCGGCAGGACCAAGGTTTCGAAGGCTGGCTTGAGTGGAAGCCGTTGCCCGCAGGAGACACAGTGATCCAAAGCCTTCTGGGGCAGGCTTTTGACGCTCCGTTTTTCATCGTCCGCAACGAAGCCAGGGGTGAATACTTCGTCGGCCATCTGGCATGGTCCGCCAACTGGCATATGACTTTCCGGTGCGAGCAAGACGGCGCACTGCACTTCGGCATCGGGCCGTCGGCAGGGTGTGCCCAGCGAATCCTCGGTCAGGATGAAACCGTTCAGACGCCGGCGGTGCATCTGGGCCACATCGAAGGCGACCTCGACAGCGCCGTGCAAGCCGTGCACGATCACCTGCGCCGCTCCGTCCTGCCTGCCTACCCACGAGAGCGGGCTTGCCTGGTACAGTATTCGGCAACAGGCGACCAGGGTTACTTGGCCAACGAGTTCGGGGATACGGCCGGCATGAACGAAAGCAACATACTGGCCAACATCGATTTGGCAGCGGCCATCGGGGCGGACGTCTTCATCGTCGATGCCGGATGGTGGGACAATCCCGGAGACTGGGTTCCCTCGCCTGCTCGCTTTCCGCACGGTCTCGAGCCCATCGTGGATTACGCTCACAAGAAGGGCCTGCTCTTCGGCCTGTATGTCGAGATCGAACGCGTCAATGCATGGAACGTGGGCAACGATATCGGCACCAGCAAGGTGGCCCGGGAGCACCCTGACTGGGTAGGACCCCGCGCCATCCTGGATCTCACCAAACCGGAGGTCGCCGCTTACGTGGAATCCGAACTCGCTCGGCTCATTGACCAATACAAGCTCGATCTCTACAGGCTTGACTACAACCCCCTGCCCACGAGTGAAGGACCTTCCGCGACACGTCACGGCTTCACGGAGGACAACTACTGGCGTTACTATGAAGCCTTCTACGGTCTCTTCGAGCGGATCCGCGCCAAGTACCCCAACCTGATCCTCCAGCAATGCGCCGCCGGGGGCGCTCGAAACGACCTGGGGACCATGGGCAGGTTCCATGAACACTACCTCACCGACGGCCTGACCATGCCCAAGGTCCTGCAGAACTACAGTGGTCAGTCTCTGGCCCTGCCGCCGGAAGTCTTCGTCATCGGCCTGGCCGAGGGGGCCCACGGAGTCAATGGCAGCGGCCACATGGATACTTATTTGCGGAACGTCTTCACTCTCTCGACGCCCTGGCTTCTTCTGGGCGTTGCCCCGAGCCTGGGTGAACTCAGTCCTCGCCAGCGCGAGCGCTATGCACATTACGTGAATCTCTACAAGACGTTCATCCGGCCGATCCTGCCGGTTTGCAGGATGTATCACCATGCCCCGGTCTCTGCGACGGGGGGAGTCACCTCAAGCGGCTGGTTTGCGATGGAATACACGGCTCCGGACCGCGGCAAAGGATGGGCTACCATCGTTCGGATCGGAACCAGCGACACAGACACCTATCTATTCAAACCCCGCGGGTTGGACCGCGGCAAGACTTATCGCGCGACCTTTGATAGCACGGGGGAAACGGCAATACGAGACGGCATGGAATGGGTTCGAGACGGGTTGCCTGTCCGCTTGGAGGCCATGATGTCCTCCGAGTTGTTGCTCTTTGAAGCGCAGTAGCTTCTTGCCGTTGCTCAGCCGACGAAGATGCTCTTTCTCACGGCGGCCGCTCCGGCCAAGTAAGCCTCCAATGATGTTTTCGGGTTCATGCCATGCCGGTGCGGCGGGCTGATCGACGGGTTGAATGCAGCCTGCAACAACACACCCGGCTTGAAGGTGCCCACAACGGCCGTGGAGACCGAAAACCCTCTTCGCACGCGTGGACGGAAGCCTCATTTCCTGAACCCGGAGAAAGACTGAAAACAGCTTTGGCGCCGTCGCAGGTGATGTATAATTAGAATGCGGCCAAGGGGCGCGGCCGGGCAAGGACGTCAGAGAACATACGGTTGGTTCAATAGAGTTCATCGACGTCGCATCCCCGGGCTGAACGGGCAAATCGGAGTCCCAGGCCGCATGTCATCTCCCAGCCATCGCAGAAGGAGGACTTGCCATGACACACGTGAAGAACGTCATCCGGCTCCCAAAGAGATCTCTTCTTGTCCGGGAATGCTGGGCAGTTGGTATCGTATGTCTTCTGGCCGGTTGCCCATCGAATGATGGAAATGGCGGCCCGCTGCCCAACGGGCAGGCCAACGTCATTGGATCCGTCAAAGACGTGGCGGGCCGGCGCATCGCCAACGCCTATGTTGCCTGCGGTGGCGTTACCACTACGACGGACAATGAGGGCATGTTCTATCTCGACCTGCCTGTCG from Phycisphaerae bacterium includes these protein-coding regions:
- a CDS encoding alpha-galactosidase, coding for MLMRAGIVAVAAMGLVDSRLAAQGFIDVNVKPAPDHEVRYTSGTTIYVEGLVEDRWVGRYWTPSGRINLPYQRWAEDAFELQVRDDPAPDAPLIPLSKGWRWVSATEAQGTNPSRRHFVVELSREAPPVTVRVHTMLDGTPVLTRWLEITNNGRKPLALMTVSPWAGRLWAQTNARLLPPHGIEHDYTLGYFTRQDQGFEGWLEWKPLPAGDTVIQSLLGQAFDAPFFIVRNEARGEYFVGHLAWSANWHMTFRCEQDGALHFGIGPSAGCAQRILGQDETVQTPAVHLGHIEGDLDSAVQAVHDHLRRSVLPAYPRERACLVQYSATGDQGYLANEFGDTAGMNESNILANIDLAAAIGADVFIVDAGWWDNPGDWVPSPARFPHGLEPIVDYAHKKGLLFGLYVEIERVNAWNVGNDIGTSKVAREHPDWVGPRAILDLTKPEVAAYVESELARLIDQYKLDLYRLDYNPLPTSEGPSATRHGFTEDNYWRYYEAFYGLFERIRAKYPNLILQQCAAGGARNDLGTMGRFHEHYLTDGLTMPKVLQNYSGQSLALPPEVFVIGLAEGAHGVNGSGHMDTYLRNVFTLSTPWLLLGVAPSLGELSPRQRERYAHYVNLYKTFIRPILPVCRMYHHAPVSATGGVTSSGWFAMEYTAPDRGKGWATIVRIGTSDTDTYLFKPRGLDRGKTYRATFDSTGETAIRDGMEWVRDGLPVRLEAMMSSELLLFEAQ